The following are from one region of the Stigmatella ashevillena genome:
- a CDS encoding metallophosphoesterase family protein, which produces MSTRTIVIGDLHGCYDEALELLEKVGATSSDRIVFAGDLVDRGPKPRECVELAMRHEAIQGNHEEKHLQQRHRADERLTPDHLETRRALGPEHFDYMARLPFYLRLPEHNAAVVHAGVMPGKSLEGQDPYHLLHAQCIRPPESKSYWPSKAPATHRFWTHHWTGPERIIFGHTVFDKPLVTPHAVGIDTGCVYGRSLTAVVLPSWELVSVPARRAHRGGKNVALFPIHGDVSVFS; this is translated from the coding sequence ATGTCTACCCGTACCATCGTCATTGGCGACCTCCACGGCTGTTACGACGAGGCCCTCGAGCTGCTCGAGAAAGTGGGCGCCACCTCCAGTGACCGGATTGTCTTCGCGGGAGACCTCGTGGACCGAGGTCCCAAGCCCCGCGAGTGCGTCGAGCTGGCCATGCGCCACGAGGCCATTCAAGGCAACCACGAGGAGAAGCACCTCCAGCAGCGCCACCGCGCCGACGAGCGCTTGACGCCCGATCACCTGGAGACGCGACGCGCCCTGGGGCCAGAGCACTTCGATTACATGGCCCGGTTGCCGTTCTACCTCCGGCTGCCCGAACACAACGCCGCCGTCGTGCACGCTGGCGTGATGCCCGGCAAGAGCCTCGAAGGCCAGGATCCGTACCACCTGCTGCATGCCCAGTGCATCCGGCCACCGGAGTCCAAGAGCTACTGGCCCTCCAAGGCTCCCGCCACGCACCGCTTCTGGACGCATCACTGGACAGGACCCGAGCGGATCATCTTCGGGCACACGGTCTTCGACAAACCGCTCGTCACACCCCATGCGGTGGGCATCGATACCGGGTGCGTGTATGGCCGCTCTCTGACCGCGGTGGTGCTGCCCTCCTGGGAGCTCGTTTCGGTTCCCGCGCGGCGGGCTCACCGGGGGGGAAAGAACGTGGCGCTGTTTCCGATCCATGGAGATGTCTCGGTCTTCTCCTGA
- a CDS encoding RNA polymerase sigma factor has product MYDQRTDEELFAEVARRRAAGQAFGGPLGALVERWGRPARYVVGKIQASYGRGAPADADELFQDAVGKFIDRGLDQFRGISEQMPGRSASPKTFFLRIVKHVAIDFYRRQREDLAPAPRDPDDVMEESPVQALRAVENARRTEERSEAQAFYWAAFARLQKEHPKEAGAWELYHHQDVEDHVECARRLDITVANSYKRVSRAQAYLKLYLLEARQTAEAEAAPNPSPLAGKVSDE; this is encoded by the coding sequence GTGTACGACCAACGCACGGATGAAGAGTTGTTCGCGGAAGTGGCTCGACGCCGCGCCGCGGGCCAGGCTTTCGGAGGCCCTCTCGGGGCCCTCGTCGAGCGGTGGGGACGCCCTGCTCGTTATGTGGTCGGCAAAATCCAGGCCAGTTATGGCCGCGGCGCGCCGGCGGACGCGGACGAGCTCTTCCAGGACGCGGTGGGCAAGTTCATCGACCGTGGGCTGGATCAGTTCCGGGGCATCTCCGAGCAGATGCCCGGCAGGAGCGCCTCGCCCAAGACGTTCTTCCTGCGCATCGTCAAGCATGTCGCCATCGACTTCTACCGGCGTCAACGCGAGGACCTGGCCCCCGCGCCCAGAGATCCCGACGACGTCATGGAGGAGTCCCCTGTCCAAGCCCTCCGCGCCGTGGAGAACGCCCGGCGCACCGAGGAGCGCTCCGAAGCCCAGGCGTTCTACTGGGCCGCGTTCGCTCGCCTCCAGAAGGAACACCCCAAGGAGGCGGGCGCGTGGGAGCTGTACCACCACCAGGACGTGGAGGATCACGTGGAATGTGCTCGCCGCCTCGACATCACCGTGGCCAATTCCTACAAGCGCGTCAGCCGCGCCCAAGCCTACTTGAAGCTGTACTTGCTCGAAGCGCGGCAAACAGCCGAGGCCGAGGCCGCACCCAACCCGTCCCCCCTTGCTGGAAAGGTGTCCGATGAGTGA
- a CDS encoding anti-sigma factor family protein, translating into MSEALSRYQERRHQLAGASQSVGSTLESVGDILRRSTRLGGEGVKPALLALSRPQLEAWLSGLKPGELRSTLLRAAEEAIEVALGEGGEEAELWRASAMEGLNARDRAASAVRALKEWEALHGELQGEAAQLKAGFLQALGNIDTALLPRARWFIPLNPYRREERDLLDPSERDRAWWFSARVHCDDLVASWTVPSASNSPHLKSCSECREDLEEAAAIDSPPLQHLSADELWRFDMGMLSPAERARVDAHSSKCSECAQALFALEEGDAAVEEALGQEAGAPAARTSRASQAPRSGARSPEQREVLEERREFRVFLVRERQRVRLLVSPLEGRTLTAAVFLTPGKPSLKPIPGPEGLSFELGDDTGGRRSAHLSVQAGGEKLERDFSF; encoded by the coding sequence ATGAGTGAAGCACTCTCGCGTTATCAGGAGCGGCGCCATCAGCTCGCAGGAGCCTCTCAGTCCGTGGGCAGCACGTTGGAGAGCGTGGGGGACATTCTCCGCCGGAGCACGCGGCTGGGGGGCGAGGGGGTGAAGCCCGCGTTGCTGGCCCTGAGCCGGCCGCAGCTCGAGGCATGGCTGAGCGGATTGAAGCCAGGAGAGCTGCGGTCCACCCTGCTGCGTGCAGCGGAAGAGGCCATCGAGGTGGCCCTGGGGGAGGGAGGCGAAGAGGCCGAGCTGTGGCGTGCTTCCGCGATGGAGGGCTTGAATGCGCGAGATCGCGCGGCCTCCGCGGTCCGCGCGCTGAAAGAGTGGGAGGCGCTTCATGGGGAGCTCCAGGGCGAGGCCGCACAGCTCAAGGCCGGATTTCTCCAGGCCCTGGGGAACATCGACACCGCATTGCTCCCCCGGGCCCGGTGGTTCATTCCGTTGAATCCGTACCGCAGAGAAGAAAGAGACTTGCTCGATCCAAGCGAGCGAGACCGCGCCTGGTGGTTCTCCGCACGAGTCCATTGCGATGACCTGGTGGCCTCTTGGACGGTCCCGTCGGCGTCGAACTCCCCGCACCTGAAGAGTTGCTCCGAGTGCCGTGAAGACCTGGAGGAGGCCGCTGCCATCGACAGCCCCCCCCTCCAGCACCTGAGCGCGGACGAGCTGTGGCGATTCGACATGGGGATGCTCTCCCCGGCGGAGCGGGCCCGGGTGGATGCCCACTCCTCGAAGTGCTCTGAATGTGCGCAGGCCCTGTTCGCCCTCGAGGAAGGGGATGCGGCCGTCGAAGAGGCGCTCGGCCAGGAGGCAGGGGCTCCCGCAGCGCGGACCTCCCGTGCGTCTCAGGCTCCCCGTTCTGGGGCCCGCTCTCCCGAGCAGCGGGAGGTGCTTGAGGAGCGGCGCGAGTTCCGCGTCTTCCTCGTGAGGGAGCGTCAGCGGGTGAGGCTGCTGGTGTCGCCGCTGGAGGGCCGCACCCTGACCGCCGCGGTGTTTCTCACCCCGGGTAAGCCGTCGCTCAAGCCCATCCCCGGGCCCGAGGGGCTCTCCTTCGAACTGGGGGATGACACGGGTGGCCGCCGCTCGGCCCACCTCTCGGTGCAGGCCGGGGGCGAGAAGCTGGAGCGAGACTTCTCGTTCTGA
- a CDS encoding PaaI family thioesterase: MSAPPTRPTQEQLDRYAEQFTQSQTLRHLGVRLSFPEGRKVLISLPEVRPEHLGGLGTTAVNGAVLSAMFDLAIGCTPALLDPTRRCATLQLSLSFQRPLVGSSLEAEAEIDSHGKSTLFASARIRDAQGNICARAQGVVRISTLPWASGESPAIN; the protein is encoded by the coding sequence ATGTCCGCCCCCCCCACCCGTCCCACCCAGGAGCAGTTGGACCGCTACGCGGAGCAATTCACCCAGAGCCAGACCCTGCGGCATCTGGGGGTGCGTCTCTCCTTCCCGGAGGGCCGCAAGGTCCTCATCTCCCTGCCCGAGGTACGCCCCGAGCACTTGGGGGGCCTGGGCACCACGGCCGTCAACGGCGCCGTCCTCTCCGCCATGTTCGACCTGGCCATCGGCTGCACGCCCGCGCTGCTGGATCCCACCCGGCGCTGCGCCACCTTGCAGCTCTCCCTCAGCTTCCAGCGCCCGCTGGTGGGCAGTTCCCTCGAAGCGGAAGCCGAGATCGACTCCCACGGCAAGAGCACCCTCTTCGCCTCCGCCCGTATCCGGGATGCGCAGGGCAACATCTGCGCACGGGCCCAAGGAGTCGTCCGGATCTCCACCCTGCCCTGGGCTTCAGGCGAGAGCCCCGCCATCAACTGA
- a CDS encoding ATP-dependent helicase, producing MNTHEQALLEDLNPPQKEAVLHGEGPLLVLSGAGSGKTRVITRRVAHLVKVRRVFPWRILAVTFTNKAAREMRERLVQLLGVQAHELVVSTFHSSAAMILRREAEAVGLTRSFVIYDDGDQLNIVKRAMREARVEPSMQPREILHRIDQEKNAARLPEAMQVDVDDARGMVVKRTYQTYQRLLRAANAVDFGDLLLLLVSLFRDRPDVLEKYKRRFSHVLVDEFQDTNPVQYELLRLLAPPPGANLVVVGDDDQSIYRWRGASVDNILGFPNAYPGAKVVKLEQNYRSDQAILEAAHAVISKNRRRMAKKLWSERQRGAHLQLLILRDERAEAQEVARQIHALQREGFIKYSGMAVFYRVNAQSRVLEEALRLARVPYTLVSGRSFYDRAEVRDAAAYLRLMVNPRSDADLLRIINTPARGIGDTTVERLTTHADHQGISLYEAIAEPEQIPALNSAAVRRLAGVHTLLASLNSFAQGAKDAASAVDEMLRETRLVESLTAEGSDESLTRAENLREFLGAAQEFDLNRAAAAVAAATAVSEEPEEPPPPDLDAAPLSADVPPLQSFLEQISLVGDADAEVGEGKVALMTLHAAKGLEFDAVFLTGMEDNVFPHSRALVGEDPDEGEEMAEERRLCYVGFTRARRRLFVSLAQCRSLFGELRYNPPSRFLRDVPPTLFGIDPSVQEAPRPLAAPVAPRRRSYEDDDGPRIDRSYSQAPDMEGASGDVRGMRVRHETFGVGRIVSTDGSGPNAKVTVEFGAGVGLKRVIARFLLPG from the coding sequence TTGAATACCCACGAACAAGCCCTTCTTGAAGATCTCAATCCCCCCCAGAAGGAGGCAGTCCTTCATGGGGAGGGCCCTCTGCTCGTCCTCTCCGGAGCAGGCAGCGGCAAGACCCGCGTCATCACCCGCCGGGTGGCGCACCTGGTCAAGGTCCGCCGGGTGTTCCCCTGGCGGATCCTCGCCGTGACCTTCACCAACAAGGCCGCCCGGGAGATGCGCGAGCGCCTCGTCCAGCTCCTGGGAGTGCAAGCCCACGAACTGGTCGTCAGCACGTTCCACTCGTCCGCGGCGATGATCCTCCGCCGGGAGGCGGAGGCGGTGGGGCTCACCCGCAGCTTCGTCATCTATGACGACGGCGATCAGCTCAACATCGTCAAGCGCGCCATGCGCGAGGCCCGCGTGGAGCCCAGCATGCAGCCGCGCGAGATCCTCCACCGCATCGATCAGGAGAAGAATGCCGCCCGCCTGCCCGAAGCCATGCAGGTGGACGTGGATGACGCGCGCGGCATGGTGGTGAAGCGGACGTACCAGACCTATCAGCGGCTGCTGCGGGCCGCGAACGCGGTGGATTTCGGAGACCTGCTGCTGTTGCTCGTCTCGCTGTTCCGGGATCGTCCGGACGTGCTGGAGAAGTACAAGCGGCGCTTCAGCCATGTGTTGGTGGACGAGTTCCAGGACACCAACCCGGTGCAGTACGAGTTGTTGCGCCTGCTGGCCCCGCCTCCGGGTGCCAACCTGGTGGTGGTGGGAGACGACGACCAGTCCATCTACCGCTGGCGAGGGGCCAGCGTGGACAACATCCTGGGCTTCCCGAATGCGTACCCGGGGGCCAAGGTGGTGAAGCTGGAGCAGAACTACCGCTCCGATCAGGCCATCCTCGAGGCGGCGCACGCGGTCATCTCCAAGAACCGGCGCCGCATGGCGAAGAAGCTCTGGAGCGAGCGGCAGCGGGGAGCGCACCTCCAATTGCTCATCCTTCGCGACGAGCGGGCCGAGGCGCAGGAGGTGGCCCGGCAGATCCATGCCCTTCAGCGAGAGGGCTTCATCAAGTACTCGGGCATGGCCGTGTTCTACCGGGTGAATGCCCAGAGCCGTGTGCTGGAAGAGGCGCTCCGGCTGGCGCGCGTGCCGTACACGCTGGTCAGTGGCCGCAGCTTCTACGACCGGGCCGAGGTGCGTGACGCGGCGGCCTACCTCCGCCTCATGGTCAACCCCCGCTCGGACGCGGACCTGCTGCGCATCATCAACACCCCCGCGCGAGGCATTGGCGATACCACCGTGGAGCGGCTCACCACGCACGCGGACCATCAGGGCATCAGCCTCTACGAGGCCATTGCCGAGCCGGAGCAGATCCCCGCGCTCAACAGCGCCGCGGTGCGCCGGTTGGCGGGCGTCCATACGCTGCTCGCTTCTCTGAACAGCTTTGCTCAGGGCGCCAAGGATGCGGCGAGCGCCGTGGACGAGATGCTCCGGGAAACCCGGTTGGTGGAGTCCCTCACCGCCGAGGGCAGCGACGAGTCCCTCACCCGCGCGGAGAACCTCCGTGAATTCCTTGGCGCCGCGCAGGAGTTCGATCTGAACCGGGCCGCAGCCGCAGTGGCGGCAGCTACGGCGGTGTCCGAGGAGCCCGAGGAGCCGCCTCCGCCCGACTTGGACGCGGCCCCGCTGTCGGCGGATGTTCCTCCGCTTCAGTCCTTTCTGGAGCAGATCAGCCTGGTGGGCGATGCGGATGCCGAGGTGGGGGAGGGCAAGGTGGCGTTGATGACGCTGCATGCCGCGAAGGGCCTGGAGTTCGACGCGGTGTTCCTCACGGGCATGGAGGACAACGTCTTTCCCCACTCGCGTGCGCTCGTGGGCGAGGATCCGGATGAAGGGGAGGAGATGGCCGAGGAGCGTCGCCTCTGTTACGTGGGGTTCACCCGTGCGCGCAGGCGGCTCTTCGTGAGCCTCGCGCAGTGCCGCTCTCTTTTCGGCGAGCTGCGTTACAACCCTCCCTCCCGGTTCCTGCGGGATGTGCCACCCACGCTCTTTGGCATCGACCCCTCCGTGCAGGAGGCTCCTCGCCCGCTGGCGGCTCCGGTGGCGCCTCGTCGCCGCTCCTACGAGGACGATGACGGCCCTCGCATCGATCGTTCCTACTCACAGGCGCCGGACATGGAAGGCGCGAGCGGGGATGTCCGGGGGATGCGCGTGCGCCATGAGACGTTCGGTGTGGGGCGCATCGTCTCCACGGATGGCTCAGGGCCCAATGCCAAGGTGACGGTGGAGTTCGGTGCAGGCGTTGGCCTCAAGCGCGTCATTGCCCGCTTCCTGCTGCCGGGGTGA
- a CDS encoding RHS repeat-associated core domain-containing protein, with product MQQDTRGAVIRAFDEEGRVVWKASYDSFGQARVEVGAVRQPWRLVGQYEDEATGLHYNLGRYYSPILKSYLSRDPFWFKQGATAYSYCNNDPWNRIDPHGQWAWIAAGAIIGAVVGGVMAAMEGKSPLQVAAAALEGAVVGAAFAVNPWLGAGAFMAADVLRQGLENGWSNICFACAAAKALIVLAGGWLLGRLAGFIGRGLVRAVGSTKLASSVGAWLPRWALRPWGLPKSLRGYMIEGHLGGKLPYGFPVIDKFAKGVATSIKSINLRAPSYQNPSRLSSLMNGYINKLANFRGASRMGQTVSQGQIQSRVIEVVIPKGAATPAQQQVINQAIQNARNRGIVMKVIEIR from the coding sequence TTGCAGCAGGACACGCGTGGTGCCGTCATCCGCGCTTTCGACGAGGAGGGGCGAGTCGTCTGGAAGGCAAGCTATGACTCGTTTGGCCAAGCGCGCGTCGAGGTCGGAGCAGTCCGCCAACCTTGGCGCCTTGTCGGCCAATACGAGGACGAAGCTACCGGGCTTCATTACAATCTGGGACGGTATTACAGCCCCATCCTCAAATCATATCTCTCACGCGACCCATTCTGGTTCAAGCAGGGCGCGACGGCTTACAGCTACTGCAACAACGATCCATGGAACCGCATCGATCCCCATGGCCAGTGGGCGTGGATAGCGGCGGGGGCCATCATCGGCGCGGTCGTGGGCGGCGTTATGGCGGCCATGGAAGGAAAGAGCCCACTCCAAGTTGCTGCCGCTGCACTGGAGGGGGCCGTCGTTGGCGCTGCATTCGCGGTCAATCCATGGTTGGGCGCAGGCGCCTTTATGGCGGCGGATGTCCTGCGGCAAGGATTGGAGAATGGCTGGTCGAACATCTGTTTTGCATGTGCGGCGGCCAAGGCCCTTATTGTTCTTGCTGGAGGTTGGCTGCTGGGGCGGCTCGCGGGCTTCATCGGGCGCGGCCTTGTACGGGCTGTGGGCAGCACCAAGTTAGCCTCCTCTGTTGGTGCATGGCTGCCACGATGGGCCCTGCGGCCGTGGGGCTTACCTAAATCCCTCAGAGGGTACATGATCGAGGGGCACCTTGGGGGAAAACTTCCCTATGGATTCCCTGTCATCGACAAATTTGCCAAGGGCGTGGCAACAAGCATCAAGTCCATCAATTTGCGCGCTCCGAGCTATCAGAATCCATCCCGGCTCTCTTCATTGATGAACGGGTATATCAACAAGCTCGCGAACTTCCGCGGAGCCTCTCGGATGGGCCAGACCGTCAGCCAGGGCCAGATCCAGTCTCGAGTCATTGAGGTCGTCATCCCCAAAGGGGCGGCTACACCGGCGCAGCAGCAAGTCATCAATCAAGCCATCCAAAATGCTCGCAACCGTGGCATTGTGATGAAGGTAATCGAAATCCGATGA
- a CDS encoding outer membrane protein assembly factor BamB family protein, with product MLPRACPCTLLWLVLLMTGTAGCQRPAERRFEFSPNASSRSGLVALEDSVLVGTETGALLRLDRTGRPGWRLKFAQEIASRPVRAGNTVIVGTTGGELIRLETKNAQERWHLTGEPPLLTDLVADEASVYVLDSEGAVRAHALDTGQVRWRRPAPKRETPPAQPTPRLPPPILVEGTLVVAQGDSGLVALSPEDGALRWRHPVEQVLGLAREAETLYVTTRTGRVVALNALDGTLRWEKQHASLLTSPPTVALGKLWVGAEPIQLLALSPASGETLSSTDLPAPLVTRLAIRGEWLLIPTSGREGRLLALNSQGMAPLFSLQADTPLRTEPVLIEDQLFVVGLDGRVLSWTLRDPKP from the coding sequence ATGCTGCCACGCGCCTGTCCATGCACCCTCCTGTGGCTCGTGCTCCTGATGACAGGAACGGCGGGCTGCCAGCGCCCCGCCGAGCGGCGCTTCGAGTTCTCCCCCAATGCCTCCTCGCGCTCGGGGCTGGTGGCCTTGGAGGACAGCGTCCTGGTGGGGACCGAGACGGGTGCCCTCCTCCGGTTGGACCGCACGGGCAGGCCCGGCTGGCGGCTGAAGTTCGCCCAGGAGATCGCGTCACGGCCCGTGAGGGCCGGAAACACCGTGATTGTTGGAACAACGGGCGGAGAGCTGATTCGGCTGGAGACGAAGAACGCCCAGGAGCGCTGGCACCTCACCGGTGAGCCCCCCCTCTTGACGGACCTGGTGGCGGACGAAGCGTCCGTCTACGTCCTGGATTCCGAGGGCGCCGTCCGCGCCCATGCGCTGGACACAGGCCAGGTGCGGTGGAGACGGCCAGCGCCCAAGCGGGAAACGCCCCCCGCTCAACCCACTCCTCGGCTGCCACCGCCGATCCTCGTGGAAGGAACCCTGGTGGTGGCGCAAGGAGACTCGGGCCTGGTGGCGCTCTCCCCGGAGGATGGCGCCCTCCGATGGCGCCACCCCGTGGAGCAGGTCCTGGGACTGGCCCGGGAGGCGGAGACGCTCTACGTCACCACGAGGACGGGCCGCGTGGTGGCGCTGAACGCTTTGGATGGGACCCTTCGCTGGGAGAAACAACACGCTTCCCTGCTCACCAGCCCTCCAACGGTGGCCCTGGGAAAACTCTGGGTGGGGGCGGAACCCATCCAGCTGCTCGCACTCTCTCCCGCTTCGGGAGAGACGCTCTCCAGCACGGACCTGCCCGCCCCCCTCGTGACGCGGCTGGCCATCCGGGGCGAGTGGCTGCTCATCCCCACCAGTGGCCGGGAAGGTCGACTGCTGGCCCTGAACTCCCAGGGGATGGCGCCCCTCTTCTCGCTTCAGGCGGATACGCCGCTGCGCACGGAGCCCGTGCTGATTGAAGACCAACTCTTCGTGGTCGGCCTGGATGGACGGGTGCTCTCCTGGACCCTCCGCGACCCCAAGCCGTGA
- the add gene encoding adenosine deaminase has product MASIRDDELPNATGIPSAARRTDISPPPALEVTEELLHALPKTDLHCHLDGSMRLKTILELAEQQKVKLLADTEDGLAQAIHMGQVCKSLDEYLVAFDVTLSVLQTAEALYRSAYELAVDASSENVRYLEVRYSPALHLQKGLKMTTVIDSVLEGLRAAKRETGIKYGVIVCGIRHINPQTSMRLAELSVAYKNRGVIGFDLAGAEASFPAKDHKDAFQLILKNNVNCTAHAGEAFGPESISQAIHYLGAHRIGHGTRLREDGDLLNYVNDHRIPLEVCPTSNVQTGAVTSLAAHPLKFYFDYGLRVTINTDNRLITDTTVTKELWVAHKELGLSLEDLTTILVSGFKSAFLPFREKQDLLRSVNQEIATTLAAFETRPKMVRQPA; this is encoded by the coding sequence ATGGCTTCCATTCGTGACGACGAGCTGCCCAACGCCACGGGAATTCCTTCGGCTGCACGGCGCACCGACATCTCCCCACCCCCCGCGCTGGAGGTCACCGAGGAGCTGCTCCACGCGTTGCCCAAGACGGATCTGCACTGCCACCTCGATGGCTCCATGAGGCTGAAGACCATCCTGGAGCTGGCCGAGCAGCAGAAGGTGAAGCTCCTCGCGGACACCGAGGACGGTCTGGCCCAGGCGATCCACATGGGGCAGGTGTGCAAGAGCCTCGATGAGTACCTCGTGGCCTTCGATGTCACCCTGTCCGTGCTGCAGACCGCCGAGGCGTTGTATCGCTCCGCCTACGAGCTGGCGGTGGACGCCTCCTCCGAGAACGTGCGCTACCTGGAGGTGCGCTACTCCCCCGCGCTGCACCTGCAGAAGGGGCTGAAGATGACCACGGTCATCGACTCGGTGCTCGAGGGGCTGCGCGCGGCCAAGCGCGAGACGGGCATCAAGTACGGCGTCATCGTCTGCGGCATCCGCCACATCAACCCGCAGACGTCCATGCGGCTGGCGGAGCTGAGCGTCGCCTACAAGAACCGGGGCGTCATCGGCTTCGACCTGGCCGGCGCCGAGGCGAGCTTCCCCGCCAAGGACCACAAGGACGCCTTCCAGCTCATCCTCAAGAACAACGTCAACTGCACCGCGCACGCCGGTGAGGCGTTCGGTCCCGAGTCCATCTCGCAGGCCATCCATTACCTGGGGGCTCACCGCATCGGCCACGGCACGCGGCTGCGGGAGGACGGGGACCTGCTCAACTACGTGAACGACCACCGCATCCCGCTGGAGGTCTGTCCGACGTCCAACGTGCAGACCGGGGCGGTGACGAGCCTCGCCGCGCACCCGCTGAAGTTCTATTTCGACTACGGCCTCCGGGTGACCATCAACACCGACAACCGGCTCATCACCGATACCACCGTGACGAAGGAACTGTGGGTCGCGCACAAGGAGCTGGGGCTGTCGCTGGAGGACCTCACCACCATCCTCGTCTCCGGCTTCAAGAGCGCCTTCCTGCCGTTCCGGGAGAAGCAGGACCTGCTGCGCAGCGTGAACCAGGAGATCGCCACCACCCTCGCCGCGTTCGAGACCCGGCCGAAGATGGTGAGACAGCCCGCCTGA
- a CDS encoding SDR family NAD(P)-dependent oxidoreductase, with protein sequence MDLELAGKVVLVTGGSEGLGAAVCARLVREGAHVALCARNAQRLEATAAALRSLGGQVFALPTDVTRAEELERFVEAAHARWGRVDALVNNAGSSAAGPFSTLSDAQWEEDLQLKLFAAVRAIRLTVPHLRAAGGGAILNVLSIRAKAPGAQSMPSSVTRAAGMALMKALSKELGPDRIRVNALLVGMIESSQWARRAEASGKPPEELYAQMGRDAGVPLGRMGRAEEFADAAAFLVSSRASYISGTAINVDGGLSPVV encoded by the coding sequence ATGGACCTCGAGCTTGCGGGGAAGGTGGTGCTCGTCACGGGAGGCTCGGAGGGGCTCGGCGCGGCCGTATGCGCCCGGCTCGTTCGCGAGGGGGCGCACGTGGCGCTCTGCGCCCGGAATGCGCAGCGGCTGGAAGCCACCGCCGCCGCCCTGCGCTCCCTGGGAGGACAGGTGTTCGCCCTGCCCACGGACGTGACGCGCGCGGAAGAGTTGGAGCGCTTCGTCGAAGCGGCCCACGCGCGCTGGGGGCGGGTGGATGCGCTGGTGAACAACGCGGGCTCCTCGGCTGCGGGCCCCTTCAGCACGTTGAGCGATGCTCAGTGGGAGGAGGATCTCCAGCTCAAGCTGTTCGCCGCGGTGCGGGCAATCCGGCTGACCGTGCCGCACCTTCGCGCGGCCGGGGGCGGCGCCATCCTTAATGTGCTGTCCATCCGGGCGAAGGCCCCAGGCGCCCAGTCCATGCCTTCGTCGGTGACACGGGCTGCGGGCATGGCGCTCATGAAGGCCCTCTCCAAGGAGCTGGGGCCCGACCGGATCCGGGTGAATGCCTTGCTCGTGGGAATGATCGAGAGCAGCCAGTGGGCCCGCAGGGCCGAGGCGTCAGGCAAGCCCCCGGAAGAGCTGTATGCCCAGATGGGCCGTGATGCGGGGGTGCCGCTCGGGCGCATGGGACGGGCCGAGGAGTTCGCTGACGCGGCCGCCTTCCTCGTCTCGTCCCGGGCGTCGTACATCAGTGGGACGGCCATCAACGTGGATGGAGGGTTGTCCCCGGTGGTGTGA
- the mltA gene encoding murein transglycosylase A produces the protein MRLLPALSWATCLLLLATGCPRAARPPITRPEEALVQVSHPLELSDDGDAETLRTAIAQSLIWLKAQSADQRFVFGKRTVTATEMRGALERLSARITTGLTPAELTRRVLEDFEWMEAAGGDDGTVLFTGYYEPLIEASLSQTGEYTTPLHGPPGDLLEIPLEPFAERFKAERVFGRLDGRRVVPYWSRAEIRDGKLAGQKLELAWAKDAVALFFLEVQGSGILRLPDGTERRVGYAASNGRPYRSIGSLLIQEGAIPREAMSMQALRTWLSLNPAQCTRVLDFNESYVFFRFLEGTSVGSLGRPVTPGRSIATDARLFPRGALAYVQTERPVATADGQVAWKPLSRFVLNQDTGGAIRGAGRVDVFWGRGPEAELAAGMMKQKGRLLFLVPRASPAR, from the coding sequence ATGCGCCTTCTTCCCGCCCTCTCGTGGGCGACGTGTCTGCTGCTGCTGGCCACGGGCTGCCCACGCGCGGCCCGTCCTCCCATCACCCGCCCCGAGGAAGCACTCGTTCAGGTCTCGCATCCGCTGGAGCTGAGCGACGATGGCGATGCCGAAACCCTGCGGACAGCGATTGCCCAGAGCCTGATCTGGCTCAAGGCACAATCCGCGGACCAGCGCTTCGTCTTTGGAAAGCGCACCGTCACCGCCACCGAGATGCGAGGCGCCCTGGAGCGGCTCAGTGCCCGCATCACCACCGGCCTGACCCCGGCGGAGCTCACCCGGCGCGTGCTCGAAGACTTCGAGTGGATGGAGGCCGCGGGAGGAGACGACGGCACGGTGCTCTTCACGGGCTACTACGAGCCCCTCATCGAAGCGAGCCTGAGCCAGACCGGCGAGTACACCACCCCCCTCCACGGTCCCCCGGGAGATCTGCTGGAGATTCCCCTCGAGCCGTTCGCCGAGCGCTTCAAGGCGGAGCGTGTCTTCGGGCGGCTCGACGGGCGGCGGGTGGTTCCCTACTGGAGCCGGGCGGAGATCCGCGACGGCAAGCTGGCGGGCCAGAAGCTGGAGCTGGCCTGGGCGAAGGATGCGGTGGCGCTCTTCTTCCTGGAGGTTCAGGGCAGCGGCATCCTGCGCCTGCCGGACGGGACGGAGCGACGCGTCGGCTATGCCGCCTCCAACGGACGGCCCTACCGAAGCATTGGCTCGCTCCTCATCCAGGAAGGAGCCATTCCTCGCGAGGCCATGTCGATGCAGGCGCTGCGCACGTGGCTTTCCCTGAACCCTGCCCAGTGCACCCGCGTGCTGGACTTCAATGAGTCCTACGTCTTCTTCCGCTTCCTGGAGGGAACCTCGGTCGGTTCCCTCGGCCGACCGGTGACGCCGGGCCGGTCCATCGCCACGGATGCACGGCTGTTTCCCCGGGGCGCGCTCGCCTACGTCCAGACCGAGCGGCCCGTGGCCACCGCGGACGGACAGGTGGCGTGGAAGCCCCTGTCCCGGTTCGTCCTCAACCAGGACACCGGCGGCGCCATCCGGGGGGCGGGACGGGTGGATGTCTTCTGGGGCCGAGGGCCTGAAGCGGAGCTGGCGGCCGGCATGATGAAGCAAAAGGGACGGCTGCTCTTCCTCGTGCCGCGGGCTTCCCCGGCACGTTGA